The Legionella spiritensis DNA segment CCCAAAGACAGGCAAAAGAACGAGAATGACAAAATAACGAATGCCCAGACAAACTGCATTGAAACCGGGAAATTCATACCCTTGGCTCGCAATTTCTGAATCAACATTGCCATAAGTGGAGCACCTGCAATGATGATGACGCCATTGATGTTAAATAGCCATTGCGTGGCCAATTGGTAATCAAACAATCGCTTATCGACATTGTGCTTGATGAAGAGTGTCACACCCATTGGTCCGGTAAAATAAATCATCCAGAACACAATAGAGGTCACCGCCAGAATTAAAAAAGCCATAATTTTTTGTTGATCGATCCTGCTCTTCTGTTTCTGACCTAACAACCAAATCACACCAAACATCACGATGCTTGCTAACACAACCACACCATTACTGATATCTGCCGAGTGAAAAGACAAGAAAAGCAAGGGAACAAGCAGCAACGTCGCAATAACACCACTGGCATATCTGAATCGCCGCTTCCCGGGATTTTTTATATCCTGCAAGGGTGTATTCGTATCATCCAGATGTCGCCAATTGAATACCATCAAAGCCAGGCTCACGATATTTGTGACCACGCTACCATAAAATAACTGCTGATATTGACTGGATGCGTCATAAAACCCGCTGATTAGAAAGCCGGACAAGAATCCGGCATTCATGGCGGCATAACTTGAAAAGAAAGCCTTCTCCCTTCTTGAGTCATCAGCTTGAAACCGTTGGGTTAGCATGCTGTTGTAACAAGTCGTATTTAAACCACCACCAACCAGAAACAAACTTAAACCGATATAAAGCAGGCCAGATTCCGCAAAAGCAAGTAACAACACGCCGAAACATTGCAAAATAGTAGTAACAAAAAATAATACCCGATTGCTTAAATATCGCCCACCCATTACACCGCCCAACAAATGCAGCACGTAGTTAAACGCGAGAAACAACCCGACTATGCTGTTGGAAACCGTTTGAGACAAGCCTAACTGCCTGGTGATATAAAGCGAGAGCGAAGAATAGAGTACAGCGTAGGAAAACGTCGAAAAAGCCTGGATGAAATACAGCGAGGTGACTCCTTTCGGCATTCTTTGCATGGTTTTAGTCATTATTTTCCCTGAAATCCTTTGAAGCGGGTGACTCTAGCAAAATTAATGGCTATTATTAAGCCTTTTTTGCAATTATCTTCTTTTTAAAATCAGGATAATTGTATTTTCAGGATGTAATGGCGTTTAGGAATGAACAAGATCGAGAAATTTTCATGGAATGAAATCAAGCACGCCGTGCAACGGGTTAATTTACCTCTTTTCCAGCTTATTGAACAAATCGATCCAGATAAAGACATACCATTTTTTCTCGCCCATTATGATTTTGGGGAGCATTTTGGCATCAAGAATCATGCTTACCTCCCTGCCAAACATGGAAGGCTTGAAAAAATCGACAGCCCCCACACGGAACACGAACTGTTTACCCACCTGGGCTACGGTAAGCACAGTATCCCTCTCGGCATGATTGTCGATAAATATTGTGAATGGCATTATTTTGGTGAAAATGAGCGAATATTCCCGGATTGCGTGCAAGGGCCCGGAGCCATTTTCAACATGCAAATTGTCTTTGATGAAGACAAAACGGTAG contains these protein-coding regions:
- a CDS encoding peptide MFS transporter — encoded protein: MTKTMQRMPKGVTSLYFIQAFSTFSYAVLYSSLSLYITRQLGLSQTVSNSIVGLFLAFNYVLHLLGGVMGGRYLSNRVLFFVTTILQCFGVLLLAFAESGLLYIGLSLFLVGGGLNTTCYNSMLTQRFQADDSRREKAFFSSYAAMNAGFLSGFLISGFYDASSQYQQLFYGSVVTNIVSLALMVFNWRHLDDTNTPLQDIKNPGKRRFRYASGVIATLLLVPLLFLSFHSADISNGVVVLASIVMFGVIWLLGQKQKSRIDQQKIMAFLILAVTSIVFWMIYFTGPMGVTLFIKHNVDKRLFDYQLATQWLFNINGVIIIAGAPLMAMLIQKLRAKGMNFPVSMQFVWAFVILSFSFFCLSLGVMFADSQGYSSIYWVILYSVTQAMAELLIGPVGYAMIGRIAPVKLQGVLMGTWMMVSGVAASLSHYFSNAMVKTQSVDPLITNPDYLHVFNQLGLWAIAGAIFLYCIAGKIRSFMEDKAESDEQDMETVPAAS